A stretch of Pempheris klunzingeri isolate RE-2024b chromosome 19, fPemKlu1.hap1, whole genome shotgun sequence DNA encodes these proteins:
- the ccdc80l2 gene encoding coiled-coil domain-containing protein 80, with product MAESESGDNQRPPETRRHTSRRDDDGVDEVQCFLDELWSGQSESQCEEEESVLVSRSVDALLLPGTVQRCRDPPEEQLIIKPLTASVRMVRVCDPHWPLLLSAALWSLSCPRLLTAWPSVGHSKPKDELDPNVRDWGDYSDLPPGMEQGLGLDIDEERGDDREGGGPSSSLAPELDFLAEFAGKKRLWVITAPSHSDHYLRMMEKQLEDTEQKGLNCRLAERDTFIITIIQNAMMEGRIQKTTFQGDATVESLDPDTVSKLLHYLELNSQEQGFSMLVLKKNLRVSERFPYPVRIEAILELIDQFPMRKLEKMTRKGSGLRCKTVKKKVVVTRKKMKKKMVLSPHRQGNLTSVVASQRKAALRSKIQDILSGRSRFVIRKVPAEGSTRGKDWSGAGRASSNGQEGVHGPPSVSESSEEAKKDRPDPDVEEGKKRPGGKNSEEKKELNAKDGAQDKQSSRKKGKGKKGKKGKGRGKKSHREAGEKERAAMKEFVDSLKGTRRLMLISTPSTDTALYVQQREENDKHRCDLAIRKVTVVTVVGEGSGATLTLQHLQLESEPPLSDQSGRSSDSGLISLLRAELGLSSPDLFSMTVSDYDIQPSRVFEAPPSSSALLEFIDSFPSRRSEREEERKSPPACSKDTHQSGAENSLLRFMSKRRLLLVSAPSEDDYSLQQQLSALGGQECHLGTRHFAMLKLTGTGDKASGSVELFPLNGRSQTEVEPLSRDAANNLREQLKISKDYFSMLVVGKDGDVKAWFPSPMWSLDNIYDLVDSMELRLEEEKLQRRLGIQCPEDRGRGGSEGGHYGGYDGDGAGYHHSEHR from the exons GAGTGAGAGtcagtgtgaggaagaggagagcgtCCTCGTCAGTCGCTCTGTGG atgcactgctgctgcctgggACCGTGCAGCGCTGCAGAGACCCACCGGAGGAGCAGCTCATCATCAAACCGCTCACGGCGTCGGTCAGGATGGTTCGTGTGTGTGACCCCCActggcctctgctgctgtctgctgccctGTGGAGCCTCAGCTGCCCCCGCCTGCTCACCGCCTGGCCGAGCGTCGGTCACAGCAAGCCCAAGGACGAGCTGGACCCCAATGTGAGGGACTGGGGAGACTACTCAGACCTCCCTCCGGGAATGGAGCAGGGGTTGGGCTTGGACATAGATGAAGAGCGTGGAGacgacagagaggggggggggccgTCATCGAGCCTGGCTCCAGAGCTGGATTTCCTGGCTGAGTTTGCAG GTAAGAAGCGACTGTGGGTGATAACGGCCCCGTCACACAGTGACCACTACCTTCGTATGATGGAGAAACAGCTGGAGGACACGGAGCAG AAGGGGCTGAACTGCCGTCTGGCAGAAAGAgacaccttcatcatcaccatcatccagAACGCCATGATGGAGGGTCGAATCCAGAAAACAACTTTCCAAGGAGACGCCACGGTGGAGAGCCTGGACCCCGACACAGTGAGCAAACTGCTGCACTACCTGGAGCTGAACAGCCAG GAACAAGGGTTCAGCATGCTGGTTCTGAAGAAGAACCTGCGGGTCAGTGAGCGCTTCCCCTACCCGGTCCGCATCGAGGCCATTTTGGAGCTCATTGATCAGTTCCCCAtgaggaagctggagaagatGACCAGGAAAGGATCCGGCCTGAG GTGTAAAACCGTTAAAAAGAAGGTTGTGGTgacgaggaagaagatgaagaagaagatggtgCTGAGCCCTCACAGGCAGGGGAACCTGACTTCGGTTGTGGCATCACAAAGAAAAGCTGCCCTGAGGAGTAAGATCCAGGACATCCTGAGTGGACGGTCGAGGTTTGTCATCCGTAAGGTGCCGGCCGAGGGCTCCACCAGGGGGAAGGACTGGAGCGGCGCCGGTCGGGCCTCCTCTAACGGACAGGAGGGGGTGCACGGCCCTCCGTCGGTGTCAGAGAGCAGCGAGGAAGCAAAGAAAGACAG GCCTGACCCCGAtgtggaggaggggaagaaaagaCCCGGAGGGAAAAACAGCGAGGAGAAAAAAGAGCTCAATGCAAAGGATGGGGCACAAGACAAGCAGAGCTCGAGGAAGAAGGGCAAagggaagaaagggaagaagGGCAAAGGACGAGGGAAGAAGTCCCACAGGGAGGCCGGTGAGAAGGAGAGAGCCGCCATGAAGGAGTTTGTGGACAGTTTAAAGGGGACGAGAAGGTTAATG ctgATCTCCACACCGAGCACAGACACAGCGCTGTACGttcagcagagagaggagaacgACAAGCATCGCTGTGACCTCGCTATCAGGAAGGTCACCGTGGTGACCGTTGTGGGCGAAGGAAGTGGCGCCACGCTCACGCTGCAGCACCTCCAGCTCG agtcgGAGCCCCCCCTCAGCGACCAGTCAGGCCGCTCCTCAGATTCAGGCCTGATCTCCCTGCTGAGAGCAGAGCTCGGCTTGTCGTCCCCCGACCTCTTCTCCATGACCGTCTCAGATTACGACATCCAGCCCAGC AGAGTCTTTGAGGCTCCTCCGTCGAGCTCTGCCCTGCTAGAGTTCATCGACAGCTTCCCCTCCAGGcgctcagagagagaggaggagaggaagagtcCTCCAGCCTGCTCCAAGGACACACATCAGTCCGGAGCTGAGAACTCACTGCTCAG GTTCATGTCTAAGAGGAGGCTGCTGCTCGTCTCTGCCCCCTCTGAGGACGACTActccctccagcagcagctctctgctctcGGTGGACAGGAGTGTCACCTGG GCACTCGCCACTTTGCCATGTTGAAGCTGACAGGAACTGGAGACAAGGCGTCAGGAAGTGTTGAGCTGTTTCCTCTAAACG GCCGCAGTCAGACTGAAGTGGAGCCGTTATCCCGTGACGCCGCCAACAATCTGAGGGAGCAGCTGAAGATCAGCAAGGACTATTTCAGCATGCTGGTGGTGGGGAAGGACGGCGACGTGAAGGCGTGGTTCCCCTCCCCCATGTGGTCCCTGGATAACATCTACGACCTGGTGGACTCCATGGAGCTtcgcctggaggaggagaagctgcagaggaGACTGGGGATCCAGTgcccagaggacagagggagaggaggcagcgAGGGGGGGCATTATGGAGGATACGATGGAGACGGCGCAGGGTACCACCACTCAGAGCATCGATGA